From a region of the Zingiber officinale cultivar Zhangliang chromosome 4B, Zo_v1.1, whole genome shotgun sequence genome:
- the LOC121976544 gene encoding cyclase-like protein 3 encodes MITTAAKPVHVLLLHFLLGAVSSAAAASAHPGYPEAEQCGAVVDMVVNRMEEYDSGRILDITHFYREDMPSWESDEGLGSFLWLAASMKNGSKANNSVMKLPAHSGTHVDAPGHVFQHYFEAGFDVDTLDLHVLNGPALLVDVPRDENITAEVMKSLHIPKGVRRVLFRTLNTDRRLMWKKEFDFSYVGFMKDGAQWLVDNTDVKLVGVDYLSVAAWDDLIPSHLVFLESREIILVEALKLDDVEAGIYNLHCLPLRLRGAEGSPIRCILIK; translated from the exons ATGATTACAACTGCCGCGAAGCCGGTTCATGTACTTCTTCTCCACTTCCTCTTGGGCGCCGTCTCCTCTGCGGCCGCCGCCTCAGCCCACCCGGGCTACCCGGAGGCGGAGCAGTGCGGCGCGGTGGTGGATATGGTGGTGAATCGGATGGAGGAGTACGATTCGGGGAGGATTTTGGACATAACTCACTTTTATCGCGAGGACATGCCGTCGTGGGAGTCGGACGAGGGGCTCGGCAGCTTCCTCTGGCTCGCCGCGTCCATGAAGAATGGATCCAAAGCCAACAACTCGGTGATGAAGCTTCCAGCCCATTCAGGAACCCACGTTGACGCTCCCGGTCACGTGTTCCAGCACTACTTCGAGGCTGGTTTCGATGTTGACACGCTCGATCTTCATGTCCTCAACG GTCCAGCATTGCTAGTGGATGTTCCAAGAGATGAGAACATAACTG CCGAAGTAATGAAATCTCTTCATATTCCAAAAGGAGTTCGTCGTGTGCTTTTCAGGACACTAAACACAGACCG GCGACTTATGTGGAAAAAGGAGTTTGATTTTAGCTATGTTGGATTTATGAAAGATGGTGCCCAGTGGCTTGTCGACAACACTGACGTCAAACTTGTTG GTGTGGATTATCTATCAGTTGCTGCTTGGGATGATTTGATCCCTTCCCATCTGGTTTTCTTAGAAAGTCGG GAGATCATTCTCGTGGAAGCCTTGAAACTAGATGATGTCGAAGCCGGCATATACAATTTGCATTGCTTACCTCTTCGTCTCCGAGGCGCCGAGGGATCACCTATCCGATGCATTCTCATCAAGTAA
- the LOC121976546 gene encoding protein PHOSPHATE STARVATION RESPONSE 1-like — MSYNQFQNNGFTMPSRENLCPVAATHPLGTSKQNPNFRIKWTPSLHWIFVVAVERLGGATEAKPTAIVQAMETMGVFGLTLQQVKSHLQKYRNQSKYEKREQHKHGSESDETLSTFLVPSPDIRDHEVHACKTSLTEVGRQILEEIEVEDFMLQLNGTPQDTYMESLVEDPYDKAIREFLNA, encoded by the exons ATGTCTTACAATCAATTTCAAAACAATGGATTTACGATGCCCAGCAGAGAGAACTTATGCCCAGTTGCCGCCACACACCCATTAGGCACATCCAAACAAAATCCAAACTTCCGCATTAAGTGGACTCCTAGTCTTCATTGGATATTTGTCGTGGCCGTTGAGCGGCTTGGAGGAGCTACTG AGGCCAAGCCTACAGCCATCGTTCAAGCAATGGAAACAATGGGAGTTTTTGGCCTCACCCTTCAACAGGTGAAGAGCCACCTTCAG AAATACAGGAACCAAAGCAAATATGAGAAGAGGGAACAACACAAACATG GAAGTGAAAGTGATGAAACTTTGTCAACCTTTTTGGTGCCATCTCCAGACATCAG GGACCATGAAGTTCACGCCTGCAAAACAAGTCTGACAGAAGTAGGCAGACAAATCCTGGAAGAAATAGAG GTTGAGGACTTCATGCTGCAGCTTAACGGAACCCCACAAGACACATATATGGAATCTTTAGTCGAGGATCCATATGATAAGGCGATTAGAGAGTTTCTGAATGCTTAA
- the LOC121976547 gene encoding PRKR-interacting protein 1 homolog, which yields MSGASGDGGGRNFGDLQLVAVSSKTGAVAEAAPGGRDGAIVEYAKSGPVLREDEEDLEVKLRRIMENVPVRVSNTSGSSAGSGSGDFHQYRQMRRKEQDRLARMNVDYQKRKEIAEFNMRREERLKAAEERTSKKRLKRQKKKQRKREKKSQAGHGGEEETRKKESSDDKDFDDNDDDDEELKK from the exons ATGTCCGGGGCGTCGGGGGACGGAGGCGGCAGGAATTTCGGCGATCTCCAGTTGGTTGCTGTTTCTTCCAAGACTGGCGCCGTCGCGGAAGCGGCGCCGGGAGGACGGGATGGTGCGATTGTGGAGTACGCCAAGAGCGGGCCTGTTCTGAGGGAGGACGAAGAGGACCTTGAGGTCAAGCTTAGACGGATCATGGAGAACGTTCCTGTCCGTGTTAGCAACACCTCGGGGAGTTCTGCTGGATCTGGCTCCGGCGATTTCCATCAG TACCGGCAAATGAGGAGGAAAGAGCAAGATCGACTTGCAAGGATGAATGTTGATTACCAGAAAAGAAAAGAGATAGCAGAGTTCAATATGAGGAGGGAAGAAAGGCTGAAAGCTGCTGAGGAAAGGACGTCAAAGAAACGTTTGAAACGCCAAAAGAAGAAACAAAggaagagggagaagaagagtcaagctggccatggaggagaggaagaaactAGAAAGAAAGAATCCTCGGATGATAAAGACTTCGAcgacaatgatgatgatgatgaagaattGAAGAAGTAA